The proteins below are encoded in one region of Lactuca sativa cultivar Salinas chromosome 3, Lsat_Salinas_v11, whole genome shotgun sequence:
- the LOC128132727 gene encoding protein FAR1-RELATED SEQUENCE 5-like, with amino-acid sequence MITVMDDLDMHDIGNNHLDEENHQFDSTDLEILHNEENQSETQVTVMYDLDMNDIGNDHYDEENHQFSSGDSEILHNDGNQSEIQEAEASWIPTLGSIFKDIKDAIKWYKGYALRSGFDIRKSTERKKSGITTSKYFICNRGGLPNTSTLDTISEDHNKQLRNSNCKHTNCKAFVAFKVIPHSSEVYLWRFEQQHNHKLINQDCMHLSRAKCQLDVVDQAFIHKLSSAKVGATTTYRLMCVIKGGCEFVDGLEIDWKIFTRDINCHIGGTDANLLITKLQNRKENVTNFTYEYRCDKKQLNALFWADDTSKQNFELFGDVVSFDATYRTNRYLF; translated from the exons ATGATaacagttatggatgatttggatATGCATGACATCGGAAACAATCATCTCGATGAAGAAAATCATCAGTTCGACTCTACTGATTTAGAGATTCTTCATAACGAGGAAAATCAATCGGAAACCCAAG TAACAGTTATGTATGATTTAGATATGAATGACATCGGAAATGATCATTACGATGAAGAAAATCATCAATTCAGCTCTGGTGATTCAGAGATTCTGCATAATGATGGAAATCAATCGGAAATCCAAG AGGCTGAAGCTAGTTGGATACCTACTTTGGGTTCAATTTTTAAAGATATCAAAGATGCTATTAAGTGGTATAAAGGATATGCATTAAGATCTGGTTTTGATATTAGAAAATCAACAGAGAGGAAAAAGAGTGGAATCACAACTTCGAAATATTTTATATGCAATAGAGGGGGATTGCCAAACACTTCTACCTTAGACACAATTAGTGAAGATCATAACAAGCAATTGAGAAATAGTAATTGTAAACACACAAATTGCAAAGCTTTTGTTGCATTCAAAGTTATACCGCATTCTTCAGAAGTTTACCTGTGGCGCTTTGAACAACAACACAACCACAAATTGATCAATCAAGATTGTATGCATCTTTCAAGAGCTAAATGTCAGTTGGATGTTGTTGATCAAGCTTTTATACATAAGCTTTCGAGTGCAAAGGTGGGGGCAACTACAACATATAGGCTAATGTGCGTTATAAAAGGTGGATGTGAATTTGTTGATGGACTAGAGATAGATTGGAAAATTTTTACAAGGGATATAAATTGTCACATCGGGGGCACTGATGCAAATTTGTTGATTACAAAGCTTCAGAATCGTAAAGAGAATGTTACAAATTTTACATACGAATACAGATGTGACAAGAAGCAGTTAAATGCTCTCTTTTGGGCTGATGAcacttcaaaacaaaactttgagTTATTTGGGGACGTTGTTTCATTTGACGCAACATATCGTACAAACAGGTATTTATTCTAG
- the LOC128132728 gene encoding protein FAR1-RELATED SEQUENCE 4-like, translating into MERQRNNQIKFDFDTSTIIPIIKTPLEDMEKHASMVYTRTIFLMVQREILHSLVSCSQKSVTSGVVSDICIVKHKRTNISKKKVVVEKKEKLDIDSEWNFNTSEGDFEVEFNREDLTVNCSCMLFERFGIFCRHILCILKIYDIQEIPSRYILKRWRRDIIPTTVLKRTFRYGDSSGNVEKVANDDKKLEEFMKKLEVFMTDIGEQGSDKLPVTKEAHIDKLYGATMNPEVVDVENPPMVKNKGFGTGKRLKSALEKATIQGNKQSRSCKTCGVKGNNSRKCLTLLNNSKVQSA; encoded by the exons ATGGAAAGGCAAAGGAATAATCAgatcaaatttgattttgatACATCTACTATAATTCCAATCATCAAAACACCTCTTGAAGATATGGAGAAACATGCATCTATGGTATACACCAGGACTATTTTTCTCATGGTGCAGAGGGAGATTCTTCATTCACTTGTTTCTTGTTCACAGAAGAGTGTTACATCAGGCGTTGTTTCTGACATATGCATTGTCAAACATAAAAGGACAAATATATCAAAGAAGAAGGTAGTAGTTGAGAAAAAAGAAAAACTTGACATCGATTCTGAATGGAATTTTAACACAAGTGAAGGTGATTTTGAG GTTGAATTCAACAGAGAAGATCTAACGGTGAATTGTTCATGCATGCTTTTTGAGCGGTTTGGAATTTTTTGTAGACACATCTTATGTATTCTAAAGATTTATGACATACAAGAGATTCCGTCAAGATACATTCTTAAGAGATGGAGAAGAGATATTATCCCCACCACAGTTTTGAAAAGGACGTTTAGATATGGTGATTCGTCTGGAAATGTTGAGAAGGTTGC TAATGATGACAAGAAGTTAGAAGAGTTCATGAAGAAGCTTGAAGTTTTTATGACTGATATTGGTGAACAAGGTTCAGACAAATTACCGGTTACAAAAGAAGCTCATATTGATAAACTTTACGGAGCTACTATGAATCCTGAAGTTGTTGATGTTGAAAATCCACCTATGGTGAAGAATAAAGGTTTTGGTACAGGAAAACGTTTAAAAAGTGCTTTGGAGAAGGCTACTATTCAAGGTAACAAGCAATCAAGATCATGCAAAACATGTGGGGTTAAAGGGAATAATTCAAGGAAATGTTTGACATTGTTGAATAACTCCAAGGTACAAAGTGCATAG